One Sphingobium sp. Z007 genomic region harbors:
- a CDS encoding ABC transporter ATP-binding protein codes for MHLPIDPATIAIRAQDVTLSLGTRDAPVAILKGVDLTILRGESLAILGASGSGKSSLMAVLSGLERASGGNVSVGGVDFGALDEDALARARRGRIGIILQSFHLLPTMTAHENVAVPLELAGHADAFDRAADELRAVGLGHRLDHYPAQLSGGEQQRVAIARAVAPRPTLIFADEPTGNLDATTGVTIMDLLFERQRAAGATLVIITHDPTLADRCGRIVEMRDGLIFSDRAA; via the coding sequence ATGCATTTGCCCATTGATCCCGCCACTATCGCGATCCGCGCGCAGGATGTCACGCTTTCGCTTGGAACGCGCGATGCGCCGGTGGCGATCCTCAAGGGGGTCGATTTGACCATCTTGCGCGGCGAAAGCCTGGCGATTCTGGGCGCATCGGGATCGGGCAAAAGCTCGCTGATGGCGGTGCTGTCGGGCCTGGAGCGCGCCAGCGGTGGCAACGTCAGCGTGGGCGGCGTGGATTTCGGCGCGCTGGACGAAGATGCGCTGGCCCGCGCCCGGCGTGGACGCATTGGCATCATCCTGCAAAGCTTTCATCTGCTCCCCACCATGACCGCGCATGAAAATGTCGCCGTGCCGCTCGAATTGGCTGGCCATGCCGATGCCTTCGATCGCGCGGCCGACGAATTGCGCGCTGTGGGCCTGGGCCATCGGCTCGACCATTATCCCGCGCAACTCTCTGGCGGCGAGCAGCAGCGTGTCGCCATCGCCCGCGCCGTCGCCCCGCGACCGACGCTGATCTTCGCCGACGAACCGACCGGCAATCTGGATGCCACCACGGGCGTCACCATCATGGACCTGTTGTTCGAACGGCAACGCGCGGCGGGGGCCACGCTGGTCATCATCACCCATGATCCGACGCTGGCGGATCGGTGCGGTCGGATCGTGGAAATGCGCGATGGCCTCATCTTCTCGGATCGCGCCGCATGA
- the copD gene encoding copper homeostasis membrane protein CopD has translation MIEGALIGARFALMIDLALLMGLPLFWWVMGMAGRRGVLVALALGGMALSALWLMASVAAMTGNPITSADWRTAVILLTMTPIGPVLAVRYGALLLAIVFASANCPRLTLIPAAVAAATLAWTGHAGATEDIAGTVHRVADVAHIWAAAGWIGALVVLCHAVLTLRPATAEVQHIATMLSRFALMGTLVVATLVVSGGINGVMIVGLAQLPDLADSLYGWLLGAKLALFGLMLGLAALNRWHLTPLLESGTPQRAIAHLRLSLLAETSAAIAIIGMVAWLGTLDPFA, from the coding sequence ATGATCGAGGGGGCGTTGATCGGGGCGCGCTTTGCGCTGATGATCGACCTCGCCCTGCTCATGGGCCTGCCGCTGTTCTGGTGGGTGATGGGCATGGCGGGTCGGCGCGGTGTGCTGGTCGCGTTGGCGCTGGGCGGCATGGCGCTGTCCGCGCTCTGGCTGATGGCGAGCGTGGCGGCGATGACCGGCAACCCGATCACGTCCGCCGATTGGCGAACGGCCGTCATATTGCTCACCATGACGCCGATCGGGCCGGTGTTGGCGGTGCGCTATGGTGCGCTGCTGCTGGCGATTGTGTTCGCGTCCGCGAATTGCCCTCGCCTGACTTTGATCCCCGCTGCCGTCGCGGCGGCGACGCTGGCGTGGACCGGCCATGCGGGAGCGACCGAGGATATCGCCGGGACCGTGCATCGCGTCGCCGATGTCGCCCATATCTGGGCGGCCGCGGGATGGATCGGGGCGCTGGTGGTGCTGTGCCATGCCGTGCTGACGCTACGGCCTGCGACGGCCGAGGTGCAGCATATCGCCACGATGCTGTCGCGCTTTGCGTTGATGGGGACGCTGGTCGTTGCGACCTTGGTCGTGAGCGGCGGCATCAACGGTGTGATGATCGTCGGGCTGGCGCAGCTCCCGGATCTGGCGGACAGCCTTTATGGATGGCTGCTGGGCGCGAAGCTGGCGCTGTTTGGACTGATGCTGGGGCTGGCGGCGCTCAATCGCTGGCACCTGACGCCGCTGCTGGAGAGCGGGACGCCGCAGCGCGCGATCGCGCATCTGCGGCTGTCGCTGCTGGCGGAAACCAGCGCGGCTATCGCCATTATCGGGATGGTAGCCTGGCTGGGGACGCTCGATCCCTTCGCTTGA
- a CDS encoding copper resistance system multicopper oxidase, translating to MNDLSLDRRTLFKSAAALTLAGAFPAWAQSGTPGLRPAPGILSGDRIALSVGESHFGTGGRSAHAITINGTVPAPLIRLREGQRVQLAVTNTLKEDTSIHWHGLIVPFQMDGVPGVSFPGIGPGETFTYDFPIRQSGTYWYHSHSGMQEAMGHYGPIVIDPAGVDPVPATREHVIVLADWSPVHPHVLLKRLKQMGGYHNFQRQTLAGLLAGKDQSLKDRIDWGKMRMDPTDISDVTGSTYSFLINGHGTPENWTGLFTPGERVRLRIINASAMTNFNVRLPGLPMAVVQCDGQHVQPVDTDEFQIGIAETYDVIVQPTEAKAYALIAEAIDRSGQVRATLAPQLGMVAPIPNLRQRPLLTMKDMGMDMAGMDMGQGGVIDLSKPANDSMSGHSMKMLDPSVAPEVPMGPGVATLSSMPADRTADRPTGLEDVDHRVLTYADLRALEPNQDIRTPTRSVDIHLTANMERYMWSFDGVKLSDGADPIAFRHNERVRITLINDTMMPHPIHIHGHFFQLLTGDDPTHNPRKHTVNVLPGGKISFDLTADALGDWAFHCHMLMHMHTGMMRVVTVRPAEDAA from the coding sequence ATGAACGACCTTTCCCTTGATCGCCGCACCCTGTTCAAAAGCGCTGCTGCCCTGACGCTCGCTGGGGCCTTTCCCGCCTGGGCGCAAAGCGGCACGCCCGGCCTGCGCCCCGCACCGGGCATCCTGTCGGGCGACCGCATCGCACTCAGCGTGGGCGAAAGCCATTTCGGCACCGGCGGCCGCTCGGCCCATGCGATCACGATCAACGGCACCGTCCCCGCGCCGCTCATTCGCCTGCGCGAAGGCCAGCGCGTCCAGCTTGCCGTCACCAACACCCTGAAAGAAGACACCTCGATCCACTGGCACGGCCTGATCGTCCCCTTCCAGATGGACGGCGTGCCTGGCGTCAGCTTCCCCGGCATCGGTCCGGGCGAAACCTTCACCTATGACTTTCCCATCCGCCAGTCGGGCACCTATTGGTATCACAGCCATTCGGGCATGCAGGAGGCGATGGGCCATTATGGCCCGATCGTCATCGACCCCGCCGGCGTCGATCCGGTGCCGGCCACGCGCGAGCATGTGATCGTCCTGGCCGACTGGTCGCCGGTCCATCCGCATGTCCTGCTTAAGCGCCTGAAACAAATGGGCGGATACCATAATTTTCAGCGCCAGACGCTCGCCGGCCTGCTCGCGGGCAAGGACCAAAGCCTCAAGGACCGCATCGACTGGGGCAAGATGCGCATGGACCCCACCGACATTTCCGACGTCACCGGTTCCACCTACAGCTTCCTCATCAACGGTCATGGCACGCCCGAAAACTGGACCGGGCTTTTTACCCCCGGCGAGCGCGTCCGCCTGCGGATCATCAACGCCTCGGCCATGACCAATTTCAACGTCCGCCTCCCCGGCCTGCCCATGGCCGTGGTCCAGTGCGACGGCCAGCATGTTCAGCCGGTCGACACCGACGAGTTTCAGATCGGCATCGCCGAAACCTATGACGTGATCGTCCAGCCGACCGAAGCCAAAGCCTACGCCCTGATCGCCGAAGCTATCGATCGCTCCGGCCAGGTCCGCGCCACGCTCGCCCCGCAACTCGGCATGGTCGCGCCGATCCCCAACCTTCGCCAGCGCCCGCTGCTCACCATGAAGGACATGGGCATGGACATGGCGGGTATGGATATGGGGCAGGGGGGCGTGATCGATTTGAGCAAGCCCGCCAATGACAGCATGTCGGGCCATAGCATGAAAATGCTCGACCCGTCGGTCGCCCCCGAAGTCCCGATGGGACCGGGCGTCGCAACGCTATCCTCCATGCCCGCCGATCGCACTGCCGACCGGCCGACGGGTCTGGAGGATGTCGACCATCGCGTTCTTACCTACGCCGATCTGCGCGCGCTCGAACCCAATCAGGACATCCGCACGCCCACCCGATCGGTCGACATCCACCTGACCGCGAACATGGAACGCTATATGTGGTCCTTCGACGGGGTGAAGCTGTCCGACGGCGCGGACCCCATCGCCTTCCGCCACAATGAGCGGGTCCGCATCACCCTCATCAACGACACGATGATGCCGCACCCCATCCATATCCATGGTCATTTCTTCCAATTGCTGACCGGCGATGATCCCACCCACAATCCGCGCAAGCATACGGTCAACGTCCTGCCCGGCGGCAAGATCAGCTTCGACCTCACCG
- a CDS encoding oxidoreductase encodes MTTRIRVGLVGYGMAGRVFHAPLIRASPGLELAAIVTSRVEEVATLDPAIRCVASAEALLADMSIQAVVVATPSATHAAMAADAMRAGKHVVVDKPFALSLDEARSLAALARSSGRQLAAFHNRRFDSDFLSIRAAIGAGVIGRVTHFESHFDRFRPQVRDRWREDGSAGSGVWFDLGPHLVDQALVLFGRPLAVSADIVALRPGSASDDWAHVVLRYDGMRVVLHASLNAPDAGGGGSPRFAVHGDKGSLVKRRLDRQEAQLIAGMRTGDAGWGVDPDPVEVYDGDGGVTRLPAATGCQEQLYRQLADTWATGSNPPISLDEAVAVQEVIEAAWISAREDRVVALPLP; translated from the coding sequence GTGACGACGCGGATCAGGGTCGGCCTGGTCGGCTATGGCATGGCGGGGCGCGTCTTTCATGCGCCGCTGATCCGCGCTTCGCCGGGGCTGGAACTGGCGGCGATCGTCACCAGCCGTGTGGAAGAGGTCGCAACGCTCGACCCGGCGATCCGGTGCGTGGCGAGCGCCGAGGCGCTGCTGGCCGATATGTCGATACAAGCTGTGGTGGTTGCGACGCCGAGTGCGACACATGCAGCGATGGCTGCGGATGCGATGCGCGCGGGCAAGCATGTGGTGGTGGACAAGCCCTTCGCGCTGTCGCTGGACGAGGCGCGATCGCTGGCGGCGCTGGCCCGCAGCAGCGGGCGACAATTGGCGGCGTTCCACAATCGCCGGTTCGACAGCGATTTTCTGAGCATTCGGGCCGCGATTGGGGCAGGCGTGATCGGTCGGGTCACGCATTTCGAATCGCATTTCGACCGGTTCCGGCCACAGGTGCGCGACCGCTGGCGGGAGGATGGATCGGCCGGATCGGGGGTGTGGTTCGACCTGGGGCCGCATCTGGTCGATCAGGCGCTGGTGCTGTTCGGGCGGCCGTTGGCTGTGAGCGCCGATATCGTCGCGCTGCGCCCCGGATCGGCATCTGACGATTGGGCGCATGTGGTGTTGCGCTATGACGGGATGCGCGTTGTGCTGCACGCCAGCCTGAATGCCCCCGATGCTGGCGGCGGCGGTAGTCCGCGTTTCGCCGTGCATGGCGACAAGGGATCGCTCGTCAAGCGGCGGCTCGATCGCCAAGAGGCGCAGTTGATTGCAGGCATGCGCACGGGCGATGCCGGATGGGGCGTCGATCCCGATCCGGTCGAGGTATATGACGGCGATGGCGGGGTGACGCGGCTGCCGGCGGCAACGGGATGCCAGGAACAATTGTACCGGCAACTGGCAGATACATGGGCGACCGGCAGCAATCCGCCGATTTCGCTGGACGAAGCCGTGGCTGTGCAGGAAGTCATCGAGGCGGCCTGGATATCGGCGCGGGAGGATCGGGTCGTGGCGCTGCCGTTGCCATGA
- the copC gene encoding copper homeostasis periplasmic binding protein CopC, producing MNRYFLTAAAFALALPGVASAHNKLVASTPAANATVAKPTKLTLTFSETFLAPMSGVELVMTGMPGMSDHPVMPIKGFKTSVEGKTMTLTFPRALPAGSYDLKWHIVGADQHRMEGGYSFKVK from the coding sequence ATGAACCGCTATTTCCTGACTGCCGCCGCTTTCGCGCTGGCGCTGCCCGGCGTCGCGAGCGCACATAATAAGCTGGTGGCGTCCACGCCGGCCGCCAATGCGACCGTGGCCAAGCCGACCAAGCTGACCCTGACCTTTTCCGAAACCTTCCTGGCGCCGATGAGCGGCGTGGAACTGGTGATGACCGGGATGCCGGGCATGAGCGACCATCCGGTGATGCCGATCAAGGGCTTCAAGACCAGCGTTGAAGGCAAGACCATGACGCTGACCTTCCCCCGCGCGCTGCCCGCCGGCAGCTATGACCTGAAATGGCATATCGTCGGCGCGGACCAGCATAGGATGGAAGGCGGCTACAGCTTCAAGGTCAAGTAA
- a CDS encoding periplasmic heavy metal sensor: MTIRRYALVALVAFAAALAAVLVARTWLAPAPRVESEVHALLHEKLTLDATQEKRIHALETAFASRHEALEAAMRADNERLATAIAAEHGYGPKVAEAVDRSHHVMGQLQKETLQHIFAMRGVLRPDQAAQFDAAIVKALTQPAR; encoded by the coding sequence ATGACGATCCGCCGCTATGCGCTGGTTGCGCTGGTCGCCTTCGCCGCCGCGCTGGCGGCCGTGCTGGTCGCGCGCACCTGGCTCGCGCCTGCGCCGCGTGTGGAAAGCGAAGTTCATGCCCTGTTGCATGAAAAACTGACACTCGACGCGACCCAGGAAAAGCGCATCCATGCTCTGGAAACCGCCTTCGCCTCACGCCACGAAGCGCTGGAGGCGGCCATGCGCGCCGACAATGAACGGCTCGCCACCGCAATCGCCGCCGAACATGGCTATGGCCCCAAAGTGGCCGAAGCGGTCGATCGCTCGCACCATGTCATGGGCCAACTGCAAAAGGAAACGCTCCAGCACATCTTTGCGATGCGCGGCGTGCTGCGGCCCGACCAGGCGGCGCAGTTCGACGCCGCCATCGTCAAGGCGCTGACCCAGCCCGCCCGGTGA
- a CDS encoding cupin domain-containing protein, producing the protein MTSTASQTRTRSFIDLRAWASGAHPAAPSADPFLTARADLSLAEGPISVGLIALPKGAGTVAALTAEEFIIVESGAVRIEQAGKTVTLTEGDSLLLRDGAAFTWSTDTDSRLLFMRRTGGPAGDGAIIPVDTNAPLEPSGAPLAELLVGPTPQCRNHGDYKSADGEYMVGTWDSTPYYRRAMVYRHYELMYLLDGSVTFIDEAGTEGTFAKGDIFLVQQGASCSWDSQVDVKKVYCIYRPA; encoded by the coding sequence ATGACCAGCACCGCAAGTCAAACCCGCACCCGTTCCTTCATCGACCTGCGCGCCTGGGCATCCGGCGCACATCCCGCCGCACCGTCGGCCGATCCCTTTTTGACCGCCCGCGCCGACCTGTCACTGGCGGAGGGGCCGATCAGCGTCGGCCTCATCGCCTTGCCGAAGGGCGCGGGGACCGTCGCCGCCCTCACTGCCGAAGAATTCATCATCGTGGAATCCGGCGCGGTCCGCATCGAACAGGCAGGCAAGACCGTGACGCTCACCGAAGGCGACAGCCTCCTGCTGCGCGACGGCGCGGCCTTCACCTGGTCGACCGATACCGATAGCCGCCTGCTCTTTATGCGTCGCACCGGTGGCCCCGCCGGCGACGGCGCGATCATCCCGGTTGACACCAACGCCCCGCTCGAACCGTCGGGCGCGCCGCTCGCCGAACTGCTGGTCGGCCCGACCCCGCAATGCCGCAACCATGGCGATTATAAATCGGCGGACGGCGAGTATATGGTCGGCACCTGGGATTCGACGCCTTACTACCGCCGCGCCATGGTCTATCGCCATTATGAACTCATGTACCTGCTCGACGGCAGCGTGACCTTCATCGACGAAGCTGGCACGGAAGGCACATTTGCCAAGGGCGACATCTTCTTGGTGCAGCAGGGCGCCAGTTGCAGCTGGGACAGCCAGGTCGATGTGAAGAAAGTCTATTGTATCTACCGCCCGGCCTGA
- a CDS encoding ABC transporter permease yields the protein MNAIGWSASWRIARRDLHLGFRGLRLLFLCLFLGVATLAAIGSLTAAITQELSDRGRNLLGGDIEIAMTQREARLGDKEAFRQLGTLSETIRLRAMAQRDGQIQPSGTGRGDAPPAVLTELKGVDTLYPLYGKLTLRKGTYRPLDPDQILIGDALAERLDVRPGDRLRYGTASFTVAAIIAHEPDRLGEGFTLGPVAIVSLDGLRRTGLIQPGSLYSSKYRIRLAPGFDPATVRKDMEKAHEADGWTLKDRDRAAPGANRFIERMGQFLSLIGLAALVIAGIGVSNGVASYLAAKRGGIATLKVLGATSIDIGRIYRMQVGAVAMLGIVTGLIVGALLPPLIVALAGDVLPVSPGFRLHPIPLLTSAAYGLLIAFLFTFPPLGRARTQPAAAIFRGAVESGSGIDRRSLAAMSAAGALLVALALLTAREPLFSAAVLGATAAVLLLLLGLGWAIRRLALIAPRPRRPLLRLALANLHRPGAQTAALIVALGLALTLFVTLAGIQTSLDSEIRNVVPDKAPNQFILDIPSTQADRFRAIALRQAPEAQLNIVPALRGTIVAYGAQRVADLQQLPEGAWFLRGERGVTYSAILPQGSDLTAGQWWPRDYTGPPLVSLDEEAAKVMQIGIGDTLTVSILGREITARIASLRKVNWDTMGFNYILVFSPNALAAAPHSMTATITMDARHEGAMTRALLSAFPGVSVIAVGDVIDQVGTIMTQMSRAIVAAASVAILAGIAVLVGAIAASRQARSYDSVILKTLGATRGQILAGQALEYGLLASMLALVALALGTTAAWFVIVRIFEFSWSPDWPIVLATLGGGALLTLGIGLAGAIPLMSVRPARALRQL from the coding sequence ATGAACGCCATCGGTTGGAGCGCAAGCTGGCGCATCGCCCGGCGCGACCTGCATCTGGGCTTTCGCGGCCTGCGCCTCCTCTTCCTCTGCCTGTTCCTGGGCGTCGCCACGCTCGCCGCGATCGGCAGCCTGACCGCCGCGATCACGCAGGAATTGAGCGACCGGGGCCGCAATTTGCTAGGCGGTGACATCGAAATCGCCATGACGCAGCGTGAAGCGCGCCTGGGCGACAAGGAAGCCTTCCGTCAGCTCGGCACGCTCAGCGAAACCATCCGCCTACGCGCCATGGCGCAGAGGGACGGCCAAATTCAGCCAAGCGGGACGGGCAGGGGGGACGCACCGCCCGCCGTCCTCACCGAACTCAAGGGCGTAGATACGCTCTACCCGCTTTATGGCAAGCTCACCCTGCGTAAAGGCACGTACCGCCCCCTCGATCCCGACCAAATCCTGATCGGCGACGCCTTGGCTGAGCGGCTGGACGTCCGTCCCGGTGACCGCCTGCGCTATGGCACCGCCAGCTTCACCGTCGCCGCCATCATCGCCCACGAACCCGATCGCCTGGGCGAAGGCTTTACCCTTGGCCCCGTCGCCATCGTCTCGCTCGACGGCCTGCGCCGCACCGGCCTGATCCAGCCAGGCAGCCTCTATTCCAGCAAATATCGCATCCGCCTGGCCCCCGGTTTCGATCCCGCCACGGTGCGCAAGGACATGGAAAAGGCGCATGAGGCCGACGGCTGGACGCTCAAGGATCGGGATCGCGCCGCCCCCGGCGCCAATCGCTTCATCGAACGCATGGGGCAATTTCTCTCGCTGATAGGCCTCGCTGCGCTGGTCATTGCCGGCATCGGCGTCAGCAATGGCGTCGCCTCCTATCTTGCCGCCAAGCGGGGCGGCATCGCGACCTTGAAAGTGCTGGGCGCAACCTCGATCGACATCGGCCGCATCTACCGGATGCAGGTCGGCGCGGTGGCTATGCTCGGCATCGTGACCGGCCTGATCGTCGGCGCGCTCCTGCCACCGCTGATCGTCGCGCTGGCGGGCGACGTCCTGCCGGTCAGCCCCGGCTTCCGCCTCCATCCCATTCCGCTATTGACCAGCGCCGCTTACGGCCTGCTCATCGCCTTCCTCTTCACCTTCCCGCCGCTCGGCCGCGCCCGCACCCAACCGGCCGCGGCCATCTTCCGCGGCGCGGTGGAAAGCGGTAGCGGCATCGACCGGCGCAGCCTCGCCGCCATGAGCGCGGCAGGGGCTTTGCTCGTCGCCTTGGCGCTGCTCACCGCGCGCGAACCGCTCTTCTCCGCCGCCGTGCTGGGCGCGACCGCCGCCGTGCTTCTACTCCTGCTCGGCCTCGGCTGGGCCATCCGCCGCCTCGCCCTCATCGCGCCGCGCCCACGCCGCCCGCTGCTTCGCCTGGCGCTCGCCAATCTCCACCGCCCCGGCGCGCAGACCGCCGCGCTTATCGTGGCGTTGGGCCTCGCGCTCACCCTGTTCGTTACCCTGGCGGGTATCCAGACCAGCCTGGACAGCGAAATCCGCAATGTCGTGCCGGACAAGGCGCCCAACCAGTTCATCCTCGACATCCCGTCGACCCAGGCCGACCGTTTCCGCGCTATCGCCTTGCGCCAAGCCCCCGAAGCACAGCTCAACATCGTCCCTGCGCTGCGCGGCACGATCGTCGCCTATGGCGCGCAACGCGTCGCCGACCTCCAACAACTGCCTGAAGGGGCCTGGTTCCTGCGCGGCGAACGCGGCGTCACTTACAGCGCCATCCTGCCGCAGGGCAGCGATCTGACCGCTGGCCAATGGTGGCCGCGCGACTATACCGGTCCGCCGCTCGTCTCGCTCGATGAAGAAGCGGCGAAGGTCATGCAAATCGGCATCGGCGACACGCTGACCGTCAGCATATTGGGGCGCGAAATCACCGCCCGCATCGCCTCCCTGCGCAAGGTCAACTGGGACACGATGGGCTTCAACTATATCCTCGTCTTCTCGCCCAACGCGCTCGCCGCAGCGCCCCACAGCATGACCGCGACCATCACCATGGATGCGCGCCACGAAGGCGCCATGACCCGCGCGCTCCTATCGGCCTTCCCCGGCGTCTCGGTGATTGCGGTCGGCGATGTCATCGATCAGGTCGGCACCATTATGACGCAAATGTCGCGCGCTATCGTCGCCGCCGCCTCAGTCGCGATCCTGGCGGGGATCGCCGTGCTGGTCGGCGCGATCGCCGCCTCCCGTCAGGCGCGCAGCTATGACAGCGTGATCCTGAAAACGCTGGGCGCGACCCGCGGGCAGATATTGGCGGGCCAGGCGCTTGAATATGGCCTGCTCGCTTCCATGCTGGCGCTGGTCGCGCTGGCGCTGGGCACGACGGCCGCCTGGTTCGTCATCGTCCGCATCTTCGAATTTAGCTGGTCGCCCGACTGGCCGATCGTGCTGGCAACATTGGGCGGCGGCGCCCTGCTGACGCTGGGCATCGGCCTTGCCGGTGCGATTCCGCTGATGTCGGTCCGCCCGGCGCGCGCGCTGCGGCAGTTATAG
- a CDS encoding RNA polymerase sigma factor has protein sequence MTAAAPEPDDRTLAARALAGQQSAYGALMARHRDAVYRLVRGHVGDGDEALDLTQESFVAAFAALARYDGDRPFRVWIARIALNKCRDWARRRTVRRFFTFARPIDDARDIAALDATPEQALHSRRELARIHAAIASLPANLKDVLLLRTIEQMRQADTAQVLGISEKAVETRLYRARAKLAEILRD, from the coding sequence GTGACGGCCGCGGCGCCCGAACCGGACGACCGGACCCTTGCCGCCCGCGCCCTGGCCGGGCAGCAATCGGCCTATGGCGCGCTGATGGCGCGGCATCGCGACGCCGTCTATCGGCTGGTGCGCGGTCATGTCGGCGATGGGGACGAAGCGCTCGACCTCACTCAGGAAAGTTTCGTCGCCGCCTTCGCCGCGCTCGCCCGCTATGATGGCGACCGCCCGTTCCGCGTCTGGATCGCCCGCATCGCGCTTAATAAATGCCGCGATTGGGCGCGCCGCCGCACGGTGCGGCGCTTCTTCACCTTCGCCAGACCCATCGACGACGCGCGCGACATCGCCGCCCTCGACGCCACGCCCGAACAGGCGCTCCACTCGCGCCGCGAACTCGCCCGCATCCATGCCGCCATCGCGTCGCTGCCCGCCAATCTCAAGGACGTCCTCCTCCTGCGCACGATCGAGCAGATGCGCCAGGCGGATACCGCGCAGGTGCTGGGTATCAGCGAAAAGGCCGTGGAAACCCGCCTCTACCGCGCCCGCGCCAAACTGGCCGAAATTTTGAGGGATTAG
- a CDS encoding arylesterase, with amino-acid sequence MKKERSLAGRWMQYGALALIVQLAVACSDKTAAPSAVGDDRPGANAAAAATPVADERLVVAFGDSLYAGYNLDQDKGLAPVLEAALKARGVKARVVNAGVSGDTTAAGLSRLAFTLDGLPRKPDLVLVGLGGNDMLRGLSPTKTRANLDAILAELKKRGIPVLLTGMLASPNMGPDYAAVFNPIFADLARKYDAALYPFMLEGVIGDRALQLPDGIHPNDKGVGVIVGKLAPVVAGALPS; translated from the coding sequence ATGAAAAAGGAGCGCTCCTTGGCGGGCAGATGGATGCAATATGGGGCGTTGGCGCTGATTGTCCAACTGGCGGTGGCTTGTTCGGATAAAACAGCTGCGCCGTCCGCGGTCGGGGATGACAGGCCGGGCGCCAACGCCGCGGCGGCGGCCACGCCGGTAGCGGACGAACGGCTGGTGGTGGCGTTCGGCGACAGTCTTTATGCCGGCTATAATCTGGACCAGGACAAAGGATTAGCGCCCGTTCTGGAAGCGGCGCTCAAGGCGCGCGGAGTAAAGGCGCGGGTCGTCAATGCCGGTGTGTCGGGCGATACGACCGCGGCGGGGCTGTCTCGGCTCGCCTTCACGCTGGACGGATTGCCGCGCAAACCCGACCTGGTGCTGGTGGGCCTGGGCGGCAATGACATGCTGCGCGGTCTTTCGCCGACCAAGACGCGGGCCAATCTGGACGCGATATTGGCGGAATTGAAGAAGCGCGGAATCCCGGTCCTGCTGACCGGGATGCTGGCGTCGCCCAATATGGGGCCGGACTATGCCGCGGTTTTCAATCCCATCTTTGCCGATTTGGCGCGCAAATATGACGCAGCGCTCTATCCCTTCATGCTGGAGGGGGTCATCGGCGACCGGGCGTTGCAACTGCCCGATGGCATCCACCCCAATGACAAAGGCGTGGGTGTAATCGTGGGCAAGCTGGCGCCGGTGGTGGCCGGGGCATTACCATCGTGA